The nucleotide window GTCTTTTTCTGCCCTGACTTTCAAGACATTGAGTTCTGTAGTGGTTAATGAGTATATCTCCGTTATCATGATGAATTAGGTCAAGCGAGTATGGCGTTTTCCCAACTGGCTTTAAGGCGTAATACCTCACTTAGTAATTCATCCTCGTTTAAATCATCTTCGTCGATTAACTCAGGATCTGAACAGTAAGAATCGACTAATGAGAAAACTGAGTCAAAAAACCTCTGGGTGGCTATATCGGCTTTTTTTATATCAGTTGAATCCCTGTAAGTTCGCCATGCGGCGGAGTATT belongs to Candidatus Pantoea soli and includes:
- a CDS encoding colicin immunity domain-containing protein; the encoded protein is MSFNQNESAILDLIDAFTCGNIAAPDFEQEYSAAWRTYRDSTDIKKADIATQRFFDSVFSLVDSYCSDPELIDEDDLNEDELLSEVLRLKASWENAILA